In Esox lucius isolate fEsoLuc1 chromosome 22, fEsoLuc1.pri, whole genome shotgun sequence, the genomic window AGCCCACATCTGAGATGTGATAAACCAAAAAATACAGACAGCAACCAGATGAATCAATTCTGTGAACGATACTTACTGTTAAAATTGGTgtgtgggagggtgtgtgttCCTGCGTGTGACCGACCTTCTGCCATCGGACTCGTAAGAAGCTGAACATGTAGGAAACGTGTGCAACATAATCCTCTCCCAAGGGGTCAGCATTCAGACCCTGAGagagtgtcagagagagaaatagacatTCAAACAGAGTGAAGGATTGTCAGAGGTGAGACATGACTTTACATGCTATATAAGTTGTCAACACTGTTAATTggggatggtgggggggggggggggggggcaacctGAGGCAAACCTCCTCCCCTGACCCAACTATGTTTCAAGCTTTAATTCACCATCAAAACGGTCCCATTGGTCGACAGACGTGATGTGATGGTTCTGTCCTGTATGTCCAGCGTTTTGTCAGCGGTATGTCACTCTACTCACCCTGGCCTCGTTTTCTACTTCCTGGGCCTTCCTCAGCCTGGACTTGGCAATGTCCAGATCTAACCACTTATTCACCAGCTGCCTGCGCTCattctagacacacacacacacacacacacaatcctgaGTGGTCAAGAGTGTTTTAGTGATAGTGTGTGCTTGTATTGTGATGTTATGCATGTACCTGTATAACAGGGCACTCCTCGTCTGTGAACATCCGTAGAGGAGACAGGAAGTTGATGGATGTACTCTGGATCAGCTTTTTATTCGCCATCCCAATCTGCCTCTCTAACTCCCCACACTTAATCAGAGTactccctacacacacacacacacacgcacacaaacacacgcacacaaacacacgcacacacgcacacacacactcacacatttttatggctatcctcatggggaccagaaaatagaaattgcatgctcccttgccctaatcttaaccctaaacctaacccttgccctttcctaaccctaatctcaataaagtaacatttattcCCAACCGTAACCCTAAaattaaccaacaacgcctggaccttaaagaaaccccaattctaactctataatcaattgtaagtttgaccctaaacacTGAGCCGGATATTGACTTTTGACTCACGCCTTTTTTACTATATATGTATAGAtagacataaaacacacacacactctctgaatggtttttgtgcatgtatgtgtctCAATGCGTTCGTTACAACTGTGGGTGTACCGTAAGGTGTGTGTTGTCCCAGCTCCAGAGCAGCATTGATCATATTTTCACTCAGCAGCTCCTGAGGGGTTGGCCTCTGGGGAGCGCTCCAATCCAGTCCTTTATAGAGCCGGTCCTCTAGACGAGCTCCTAAAGGGTAGAGGTGAGGTCAGGGGTTAAAATCAGTTTAGGTGTTTCTCCCTAactcattaaacacacacacagtcattaaacCTACCAGGGTTAGGCTGCAGTAAAGTCTCAGTCTGTGAGATTATTTTGTCTGTCCAAGTCTTGGTTGACTCTGCGCGGTCTAAAAGGCTCTCCAACCGGCTGTCCAACTCTGTCTTCTCAGCCTGCCCAAGAGCTTCTTCTGTATACTGACGACAGACCGGTTCAGGGGAGTGTTCACACATTGAATTGAAATGCAGTAACTGTAAGTCGACGGTACTTGCTCTGCATAAGAGCGTCTGCTTATGACTGAAATGTCATTTCAAGACAAATCGATTGAGAAATATTTTCACATGGGTTTGTACTTGTCCACAAACCCCATGTGCTCTGAGCTATATCGCTCTCCGGTTGTTGACCCGTTACAGAATATCTCAAATTGCCGGTTTATATAGGCTTATTCCTGCTTTGTTCACTTAGgataatttaatttgtttactCGTGTCAAGCTATTAGGCAACAACGTAGGCCTACACGTGTAATTTGTGCCATTACCAGTACCACGTACAAGAATCATATTGACGTTACATTTCCTCTTGGAGATCAAAATAGTTCAATTATATTTCTTCCTCACCTGAACAGCTCGGTTGATAAACGCGCCCGCGTCCACAGCGAGCCTCGTGATATCCATCTGGTCAAGGTCAGCGGTCGGTATTTCTCCGGTGGTCTCGCTCTCCTACAGAGTACTCGAGCTAGGCTAGATGTCAAGTAGACAAGGATGACTACAAAAAAACAGTCTAACCAGATTACTGGGATGTGAAAAGCCGAGAGCGTCAACAACGTACATTATAGAGAGTGAGACTGACGGTGATCTTTTCTTCTAACACGCGATAATAACGTTCTTCAAAATTACAAGACCTACGAATACCCACGGTAACCTAGATATATTTGATCCGGATGTTTGATTAAATGAGAATGACAGCGACATCCGTGTTTACATCTCCACCTGcgtcttttcctatttgtgccTTCAAGGGACGTTTTGGTGACGCGGATGGGCAGCGCAAGGACACGGACAATGTCGCACAATGATGCAAGTGCGATTAGTAACCCCGCCACGTTTAAAGACTCGTTTTTTCGTGTTGGATTGAGTGCTTCATGTATCTTTCTGTGTCTGCACCTGTGATCAAATATCTGTTTCACAGGCTGCAATTAGTCTGAACATGTAATGAGATTAGACCAGGGTTTCCCAATCACCTGATCTAACCTGTAAGGGCTGATGAGTTGGCTAATGGATGCCAGGCCTTGAcaaaaacattgtcaaaataGGTCATCAATTGATTCTGTGCAGCCCGGTCTGTGAAACAATTGAGCATATCTGACATACTACTGGAACCTACAAATCTATCAAATCTTGagtatgtgtatgtacatgtgtaCCATAGATTTCAGGTTGCCTTActggctgacacacacacacacacacacacacacacacacatacatacagtattcatatttttattaagGGAAAATAATCCACTACCCTATGAAAAGCAAAAGATAATTAGAtgacattcacaaaaacataaaaaatcatTACAATGACACTAATAACATGACATAACCTAGAATGCAGCACACTGTGCCAGAAAGGGAGAATGTGACAGTTGTACTATGAGTGTGTGTTATAGGTAAGGGCCCCAGCCCAGGTACATCTGGCACAGTAGTTTGTCATCGGTAGCCTCCTGTATGAGGTAGTGAACATGTCCCTCGATAGACAGAGGAAGACCCAACACCTTGTTATGACTCTTTACCACCCCCTGCAGGCGCTGCTCAATCTCACACACATGAGTCTTGGcctgggagaggaagaggattggTTTGTTAATTCCTttacacagacgcacacacacgcaaacagtTGTGCATTTCTATTGTTGTGGGGTCAGAAAACTTAAAGAAATTATGTTTCCTAACGTCAATAACCTAAAAATAACGAAAAACGTAACAGCCTAACCCTTATTCGTGATGCCTAAACCTATATGTGACCtaaattcacaaaaaaataataaacactagccccatttgtaaatttgacccTATATCAAACCCCATAAGCTGGAGACTGACTGTCCTCCTGGGGACCGAGGAAAGCTCCTTATAAGAGCATTTTTGCCTCCTATAAGGAGCTTTTTTGACTCTAATTCAAAAACACACCTTCTCGTTGACTATCTCTCCAGTCTCGCTGGCCTGCGACTTGGACGATCCTTTGGGTTTGCTCCACTCTACCAGAGGGTCATGGAGGAACGTCTTCAACACACTGGAACAAACGGACAGTACCAAACCACTGTTACATCACGCCATCCATCCTTAGGAACCCAACTCCCCTTATGGGTTTGACCATGACATATTAGTTCCATCTGGGGAAAACCAGACCACTGTGCGGAGAGGACCTCATTCGCATCCCTGGGCATGTAGAGGAGTGCTCACCTCATGAGTGGTTCTCTCTGGTCCCTCATCAGGCGCAGGGTGACTTCACAGGCGGTTCTGAACAGCCCCTCTGTTCCCATGGGACCCATAGCGTGGACCATGTTCTGGGTCAGCCTGAAGGGCACCACCTCAGGAACATCAAACGTCTccccctgagagagagagagacggtcGGGtaagaaagggggagggaatgGGAGGACAGTGAAGCAGGTAATAGAGAAGAATGGGAGAGAGTACATATATGGCCGGGACTGTGCCGGGCCTCTGAACTCAGAACGTCCTCTTCGAAGTGTACTGTATTTGTGGGACAGGTGAAATAGTGTTTCCTCAGAGTTTACCCCtccaacagaaaacacacacacctaccaagACAGGGACAGACTCGCGCGGGCTCACACCCACCTTATTGAAGAGGCAGTTGAAGTCGACGTGAACACACTCCCCGGTCAGTGAGTCGAACAGGATGTTCTCGCCGTGGCGGTCACCAAGGCCCAGGACGTAGCCCACCATGGACATCACAGCCGTGGAGCGACAGTAAGCAGACCTGCTGCTGTACCTAGAAAACACagacgcgcgcgcgcacacaatGCATTTTCTGACTCCGCaacacagtgtgtctgtgagtaaCCAACCAATGTTTCTGAATGAAGCTGACAGTGTTGTGTGGGAATAGTCAGTCGATCAAATTTCTTTTTAGAAAGCACTTGTTACAAAGTGGTGGACATTCATTCAAAAAGCCCACCGAGCAAGCACTAAGAATTTGAAGCACAGCGGCCAGAAAACGTGTGTGTATCCggatggtgtttttgtgtttcgATCTTTGTCGTACCATGTGGTGGGGTCAGGGAAGGTTCGGAGGAACCATTCGTAGAAGACAGGGGGGTGTCGGGGACAGAGGATGTCCTTATGAACTGACAGCTTCTCCTCAAACGGCGCAGTCTTAGGAAGGATGAACTTCCTCAACTCCTTGCCGGACAGCATgatacctaaacacacacagaagtgggtgagtttgtgtgtgaacaggtgtgtAGTGTGCAAAAGTTTTGGTTTGTAGTGAGTGATGGGTTTGGCGTGTGGTGAGTGATGGGTTTGGCGTGTGGTGAGTGATGGGTTTGGCGTGTGGTGAGTGATGGGTTTGGCGCGTGGTGAGTGATGGGTTTGGCGCGTGGTGAGTGATGGGTTTGGCGTGTGGTGAGTGATGGGTTTGGCGCGTAGTGTGTGATGGGTTTGGCGcgtggtgtgtgatgggtttGGCGcgtggtgtgtgatgggtttGGCGCGTGGTGAGTGACGGGTTTGGCGCGTGGTGAGTGACGGGTTTGGCGCGTGGTGAGTGACGGGTTTGGCGCGTGGTGAGTGACGGGTTTGGCGCGTGGTGAGTGATGGGTTTGGCGCGTGGTGAGTGATGGGTTTGGCGCGTGGTGAGTGATGGGTTTGGCGCGTGGTGAGTGATGGGTTTGGCGCGTGGTGAGTGATGGGTTTGGCGCGTGGTGAGTGATGGGTTTGGCGCGTGGTGAGTGATGGGTTTGGCGCGTGGTGAGTGATGGGTTTGGCGCGTGGTGAGCGATGGGTTTGGCGCGTGGTGAGCGATGGGTTTGGCGTGTGGTGAGCGATGGGTTTGGCGTGTGGTGAGCGATGGGTTTGGCGTGTGGTGAGCGATGGGTTTGGCGTGTGGTGAGCGATGGGTTTGGCGTGTGGTGAGCGATGGGTTTGGCGTGTGGTGAGCGATGGGTTTGGCGTGTGGTGAGCGATGGGTTTGGCGTGTGGTGAGCGATGGGTTTGGCGTGTGGTGAGCGATGGGTTTGGCGTGTGGTGAGCGATGGGTTTGGCGTGTGGTGAGCGATGGGTTTGGCGTGTGGTGAGCGATGGGTTTGGCGTGTGGTGAGCGATGGGTTTGGCGTGTAGTGAGCGATGGGTTTGGCGTGTGGTGAGCGATGGGTTTGGCGTGTGGTGCGTGATGGGTTTGGCGTGTCGGTCAGCCGTGTGAGTACCTCTCTCCTTGTATAGTTTGGTCAGTATGTGGCGGAGGCCTCCGGTGTTGTTCACCCACTCGATGATGCCACACTCTTCGTTCAGAGGGATCACAGCGTACGTACGGATATGAAGCTCCCTCCTCCTGGACTCGGCATCTTTACGCAGgcactatacacacacagacacttctTCAGACATCTTCACAGTCATCTTCAACCCCTGTCTATCCAGGCTGGAGACCATTATAATCCCAGTGCCCAGTAAAACCGAGGTAACATCTTAATAACAACCTCTCCGTCGCATTCACCCGATGGAGCTGCGTCAAAATGCAGATTACCACTCGACCCACTCCCTCAAAACACGGTTGTTCCTTCTGAATCCGTCACCAAGCTCTGAGCATTGACACCGACCAGGGCACCTGGAAACTGGACCTTCTGAAGGCCAGACAAGTAACACCAGGCCCCCTAGTGGCGGTTTCTTTAGCCCTCTGCTCAACTTCCTGTTCACCCATGACCACGTAGTTCTGCACAACACCAACTTCCTCATCCACTTTggcaacacacaccacacaccttATATTTTCTAGCCTTGTCCTGAAAGAAGCTGCCAGTTAGAAGGTCAATGTGTAGTTTGGCTCACGTCTCCCATCCTTACAACTAAGACCAACGAACACCCAGGGCTCAGTGGACTGAAGGATGTTGTATAGATTCACCCAAAGCTGTTACATGTTCCGCTTCTGAGTTCCATGCCTGAaaacctgtcacacacacaccttgttgaTGAGGCAGTTGAACTCCATGAGGCGACAGTCTTTCCGGAGATCGTCTTTcggtttgcacatcattgtgtAACTCCTTCCATCGCTCCCTTTCAGGCCAATCTTTTTAGGCTTCTGGAGCGAGGCCAGAATCtccacctatacacacacacacacacacacacacaaacacacacgtgtgagagatagccatacaaacttgtgtgtatctatcctcatggggaccagaaaatagaaattgcatgctcctttgccctaatcttaaccctaaacctaaccctaacctcaataaagtaacatttatgcctaaactttacctagatgtaatgcctaactttaaccctaaacttaaccaacaacgcctggaccttaaagaaaccccaattctaactctaaaatgaattgtaagtttgaccctaaacctaaaccatgagccggaaattgacttttgcctcatggggaccggcaaaaggtccccatgagtccaatgttttctggttttactatactcattatGACATTTGgcccccatgagtatagtataGACCGAcagacaaacccacacacacacactcacactatcCTCAAAGCCGTCGAGGTAGGCCCAGTGTCCGGGAAAGGCGTCGTGGTGCAGTGTGTTAGCAGGGCCAGTAGAGGGCAGCGTGGGGATGAGGACAGACTGCAGAGGGATCAGGATCTGGCTGAACGACGGCTCTTCAACCAGGCGCTTCAACTGCTTGAAATGAACCCCCATACTCAGAGTACTGCTGTTCCCATCCACCTGGAACACACAGGTCGGGAAGACAGGGAGCAACGCCCAGTCAGTGTGGAAATCAGTAATCCCTGGTTAGTATCTATCAGTCAGCATTGTGTTATAACAACATCATTTCAGACCTCCAGTTTGTTGGTGCTTGTGTAGAACATGTATtttgagaatgagaaagagagtgtgtgtgtgtgtgtgtgtgtgtaccggcTTGTTGCAGAGTTCTAGCAGTTTGTCGGTCAGTCGGTTGGTGTCTCCTATGAACTTGCCCAGGCTCTCCTTCATACTCACGGCCTTCCTCAGAATGTCTTTACAGCGGTTGATACGAGTGGGGTAGGATGACTGgaaaacagccacacacacattaagacagccacacacacacattaagacACGAatacatgccacacacacaaatgtaaataCCCAtaagataaacacacacacacacacaccttggacACGGCCGTCATCAGCCACATGGCCTGCTGAGGGTAGGCCAGAAGCACCTTGGCCACGATGGCCATGAGGACGCTGAAGACCTCGTCGCTGCTGTGACACACCCTGGAGATGAGCTGGGAGAAGGCCGTGAGGAACTGGTACGGAGCCAGGCTAACGCCGTGGTCGTTCACCACCTGGTTGATCTTCCCCAGCTCCAAGCGCATCTGGCGGTCTGCCCGCCCCGCTGAGGAGGAACGGACGTTATGTTAGCGTTGTCCATCATCCGTTTTATCTCTGTGTCATCCAAATGGTctggagatgatagtggacaGGACACATCCCTGGGTGTCTCTGAGAGGGTTTGTCGATGCAAATTGAAAGTAATCCCCTTTCACATCAACACCACTTGGACATGGGGAGGTGAAATATATGTGACCTGTATTTTACCTTTATCTGATTTCAGGAAGACAGCCTATTCAAAGACAAAACATCCTGTGGAAAATTTGACGATTAACTAAACTCTGCAACTCTCCCAACTAATAACTGAGGTTGGTACTGTGAGCAGTTTTTGGTTTAAGGTACtgtattatgttattatgtgaccacacacacacacacagattgcacgcacacacgcacagcaaGAGAAACACCAACCaaagtctctcacacacacacactaactgaCCTAAcccctgcagacacacacagtcctcaCCTTTCTCACACTCGTACACTTTGGCCCCAAAGTCCAGCCAGAGAGACAACATCCGAGGCATGGCCTGATAGATGTACTGGTTCCCAAACTGCAGTGCTCTGGACGCAGAAACCACAGGGAACAGAGGTAAGTAACCAGACAAGTAAATGTCTCAATATGACCACAGGACACAAAAACCACAGGAAACAGAGGTCAGTAACCAGACAGGTAAATGTTTCAGTATGACCACAGGACACAAAAACCACAGGGAACTGAGATCAGTAACCAGACAGGCAAATGTCTCAATATGACCACAGGACACAAAAACCACAGGGAACCGAGATCAGTAACCAGACAGGCAAATGTCTCAGTATGACCACAGGACTGCAGAGGTAGTGGTCATACTTTCCAAAGTAGGTGACGATGTATCGTATCAGGTTGCCTTGCTTCTCCAGCTTGTTGTCCGTCACCATGGGCATCACCTTGTCGTAGTATTTAGCCAGGTAGAAGTTGCCGTCCTCCCATTCTGGAAGCAGGGTGGTCACATCCTAGTGAGAGGAAAGAGGTCGGTCCTGTTAACTGGTCAGACTTGGGTTAGAATGCGTTAAGGCAGCGCTTCCCAAAGTGTCGGGCTTGTGATGGATCGGCAAGGTGGGAGGGGAAATTAACATTTGCAAAGAAACTATTGCACAATCTACCAAGAATAACTGGATTCTCAAGTAATATTCAACAGGGTTACTCTTTATAGGTTTAACTCATAACATTGCTGCCCTGGGATAAGTGGCGCCCCCTTGTGATAATCTGTCTAACTGATGAGTCTCACACAGCAGGCTGCTTTCATCTGCGCTCATCCCCAGAAACCCAGGGAGATAAACAAACCAAATGAGAACAGTACAACTTAACAAGGTTCATTCAAACAACAGTACAGCAcaattggaaattattttctctGAATCTACGGCAGTTTGCTGAAGCAAGCCTCGGGCCGTTCTCAGACGTCTGGTTTCTGGTCAGTACCGGCAACTATATCTACCTAACATGAAGACCACAACTGTCACGGAAAAGCATTAACCACGGAAAGGGGATTGATCTCGTGATTGGAAGTGGGCCTGAGGGAAACCTTTTGTAAACACCCTGGGTAAGGGGAGATATGAGCGTACCTTGTAGGCTTTCATGATGGCGTTGGACTCAAAGTTGGCTGTCTCCTCCATGAAGCGTCCGACCAGTAGCATGGCTTTACCTGTAGACAGTATGATAGTCCGGTTATCTGGGCTGCTGACACTGGTTTTAATGTTCGGCTTCATCTTGGGCATGGTAATAACAAATCACTGTCACCAATGTTGGGACTTCACCTTTGGTCTGAATGCTCCTCTGGTCAGATAGAGGCTGGTCGTCAGGGAAACACTGAGTCACTCCCTTCTGGAGGACAATCAAGGCCTGGTGGACATCTCCCTACAGAGACCGAAAGACAAAaaccaaggtgtgtgtgtgtgtgtgtgtgtgtaagcgagAAGGTGAGTgttgatgtatgtgtgtgtgtgtaccttagACCAGAGCCACTTGGCCTTCTCTGTCAGCAGCTCGGCGGTGTGAGTGTTCTGGGCGTTTAGCAGGGCGTTGAAGgctgtttggtgatgtccagcCTTCCTGGCCACACGGGCACTCTGCAACCAGCACTCTCCAACCAACCCCTcgcactcactgacacacacacacacacacacacaaaatgaggAAATTGGCTTCTAATAAGTGAATTCTCTCCCAGAAGGCTTTAACTGGGTCGATAACACCTTCTCATGTCACTCACCCTGAGTTGAGACTTAGAAGTGCACGACGCAGAGCCAGGATAGGCTCTTTGGCGCGGAAAGAATTCTGGGTCATCTCCAGCCGATCGGGCCAATCGGGGGGCAAGGTGGCCGGACTGGGGGTGTGgcattttctctgtctctggagGTCAGTAAAGGCATGCTCCAGCTCACGCAACATGTggagcctacacacacacacacacacacacacacacacacacacacacacacacacacacacacacacacacgcgtatataagagttgtgtgtgtgtgtatatgtatatatgtgtatgaagctgtgtgtgtgtgtatgaagcAGTGTGTGCGTTACCTGACTATATATTCGTATCCTCTCTGGTAGGTGCCAGTCTCGTAGCTGGCAGCAGCTAGAGGCACCACCTGTTCTGTCCTGACCAGCTTGAGTTTTTGGTAGAAGGTGTCGGCGTCGTTCCGCTTCGCGGCCAGCAGCGTCTGGCCCAGTCTCACTCCCCACGTGCTGGACTTCCGGTCCGAGCCCAGGTAGTCCTCCAGAAGGTCCCACTTGCTGAGCTTCCAGGCAGCTTCCACCCTGTACGTGTTCAGATCTGACTTCCACTGtggcctaaacacacacacacacacacacaaacttaatAGTTCTAATAGACCATGCAATAAACAACCGTAAGGCAGtagcagtgtttgtgtgtttcacctgttggcCAGGACGCCATTGACCTGTGTGATGACAGTTGAAAGCTGCCCAAGACCCAGCATAGAACTCATCACCCCGTGGTAGTGACCAATCTAGAGACAGCCAGCCAGAGATGGAGAATGTGAGGGACATCTTACACACACGTTGTACAGACTTTATgaatgcgtgcgtgtgtgtgtgtgtgtgtgtgtgtacctggtctgaCTCCAGCTGTATGGCCCTGTCGTAGCAGGCCGTGGCGTCTCTAAGCAACCCGATGCTCTCGTGTTCTAGGATCTGTTCCCGTAGCGACGGCTCCTCCCGCCGGAGAGCATTCACGCCCCTCACGCCGTCCGGTTCGTGCATGGCAGCATAGAGTGTCTGAAACACAGAGTCGGCGTTTATTACCCACGCACGTGACTCGTCCGTAAGTGATGGGACGGTCTGCATGTGCGTGCGCGACCTGTAGGAAGGACAGATGATCCTGAATGTTCTCGTTGTTCTCCAGTATGTAGGCTTCAAAGTGCATCAGGGCTCTGGTATAGGCTTTGGACCGTAGGGAGGCCTTAGCCAGAACATCTTGAGGGATGCCTTTTAGAAACGCTACCACTCGCTGGTAGTCACCGCTCTctgtacacacacgtacacacacagaatgcAGCGCGTGACTATGGATTTTCAGGTCCAGCTATGAAGACTTTTGCGTCCATGTTGAGTGTGTTACTTACCGCTCTGTTTGGCTCTGGACGACAGTGTGTGTCGGCTCCACTGGGTGAGGTGGGCTAGCATACTGAACACGGTCTGGGTGCTCAGCTGTGATAGGCTGGAAGTGGCTTCCTGGTTCTGAGTGCTGAGCTGCGATAGGTTGGACGCAGCCTCTTGGACGCGCCCGCCACACCCATCGCCCTCTGTGAGCACAGCAAGCATCTCGTCCGTTACCTGGAGACATGGAACATCAGGAGTTGATTCATGTCACAATCAAATCCCTGCTGGAGTGAGGAGCATCGATCTGACCTACGAATACGTTCCGGTACTGATTTTAAACGTTCTGGTACTGGTGaagtgtgtgttacctgtaatGTGTTCCGGTACTGTTGAAGAGTGTGTTACCTCTTTTTGTTCAGCAGCAGTGCAGCCCAGCAACATGTAAAGCAGGACGTGGGGAAGCAGGTAGATGGTGACTTTGTAGTCGTGTTTGACGATGAAACTGCAACAGGTGAACACCCTGCTGGCCAACTCATGTCTCACCTGAAATATACCCAAATGATTTAAGTCGGTTGAGAAagtaaaaatagatttttcatGTAGGAATTGTACCACAGAAAGAGAGTAAGTAATACACACCTATTTACAGACAAATATATATTGCCGTTTGTATTATAGTGATAGTAATTTCTTTATTACCGTCactatgtttatttatttctctgGCTCAAATTTGAACAGCTGAGAATCTATACTTTATTCTGAAGGAATATGAATGAAAGACAGATGCAGCCTGCCAATGTAGCTGGCAAGGAAATAATAGTTTGGACAGGGGTTACCTTGCTGATGAGGTATCCAGCCCAGGTTGCGGACCAATCAGAGAACTTGGTTCCTCGGCTGCTGAGATAGATGGGCTTCTTGACCTTGGACCAGTTCACCACCTTCTGACTGCTTTTATACCTATacaaatgcacgcacacacacacacactgtgtcatTATGTGACGACATCTAAACAGTGTGTCTGTGGCGGTaaagaaggtgtgtgtgtgtgtgtgagacagagtaCCTGCTATTGAGGTGAGGCTCCAGAATCTCTTGGACTTGTTCAGGGAACCTCCTCCACAGCCGGCGGCCCGGGGAGTCGACACGCCCCTCACGGCAGTCAAACACAGAGAGCAGTTCCTGGAACACACGTGCGCATTTACACGTCTTCACTACCAAATAGCATGTCAGTGAACACGTGTTTATGTAATACCATCCACTTCCCAGGTCGATGGAGTGTGTACCTACCTGCATGGCATAGGCGGCGGAGTCTTGGGCTCTGACATCATCAGCGTACGCCAAGAAAGTCCTGGTGAGCTCTGTCAGCAGCTCATAGGCAAAGTTGCTGTCCTCCACCCCACTctatgcacacacacgtacacacacatacacgcacacacacgtacacacacatacacagagaatgAGTTACTGTCCTCCACCACTCAACACTCAAAGACGTCTAAAATGGTCCCTACCACAAAGGTGTTACTGCtgccgtgcgtgtgtgtgctggaGAGG contains:
- the LOC105019802 gene encoding endophilin-B1, with the translated sequence MDITRLAVDAGAFINRAVQYTEEALGQAEKTELDSRLESLLDRAESTKTWTDKIISQTETLLQPNPGARLEDRLYKGLDWSAPQRPTPQELLSENMINAALELGQHTPYGSTLIKCGELERQIGMANKKLIQSTSINFLSPLRMFTDEECPVIQNERRQLVNKWLDLDIAKSRLRKAQEVENEARGLNADPLGEDYVAHVSYMFSFLRVRWQKMWAQEVSQAEMELRICQSLFDRQSEITRLLLEGINPTHAAHLRSLVDFVEAQASYYAQCYQLTQDLRMQLASGPSLGYNNNWPLETNEPSTRNLPIATIQPLAACGSLITNHTTCQSLPTNQANSLSLVTNQASDDSTANETWTAISTSSQAMVTPRAFTSNPVTL